Part of the Mauremys reevesii isolate NIE-2019 linkage group 4, ASM1616193v1, whole genome shotgun sequence genome is shown below.
tggtatctatctctacttgggaacacttaaatagtcattgagcagagttttgaccccaggtctcccagttggtaccctaaccactgggctagagacagtggtgtagtcgaaaatatgaaggtcctggaatgccactaaaatactgattttctttaatatgaattatagaaattcacattttatttgtctactGAATTTCTGGTACAGTAATCCTGGACTAAACTaggcatggctggagacaggccagctgtccaaaataacaaggtattggatttttttaattgtacacCCCATAGTagctattcaatttattttaaatgttgaaatcattgtgctgaaatgccattactgtgtatgcaatagaatacaatagaaatgccattactgtgtcTACAATAGAATATGTAAAAGATATAACTCTAGACAGTAGTGTACAGTACAGTGGTAAAACCCAATGAATGCGTAGCACGCTTTCTTTTACTTTAGCCTATAGgctaatgaaaatagaaaataaatcatgctgctgcactacagacattactgtatcaggctgaaataataaaagtttattttaaatgtagctagTAGGCTACACAAGTAACACAAAATACATCAAGGCATAACGGACTGGAGTAGCAAAGGCCTGCTGTAATGCATTGATCTAATTTTTACAAGTATTTCCACAAAGCGACTTTCTCCATATTGtattttctgtgtctgtgaaTCAGAGGGAGAACAAGGATGTCTGAGCCAAGTTCTGGCACAGCTGAGAGGATGCCACATGGAAAATGAAGGGCCATGTAGCTTGCTAAACGTGAGTGATGATGTATGCGGAATAAGCCCCTTGCTACATTTCCATTCACAATCATAGTCATGtggctgagggtatggctacacttgcagctgtacagcactgggagttaaagctgtcttcgtacagctgagtagggaaagcactgcagtctgtccacactgacagttgccagcgcgctgtcgtggccacatttgcagcatctgcagcggcattgggagcagtgcattatggtcaGCTATCCCAGCGCCCAAGTGGCGGCAACGTGCTTTTCAACCGGGGGGTGGCGTGTGCccgggagcgtgggggagagagagagtggatttttggagccaacactgtgtcagcagctgccttgcaagttccaaccccctcccctagcccTCTCTGACTCACTGAAAGTGAACAGCACCTCTTTgtctttttcctcacagaccagataagcagccgccgTCGAAacggaccctcctccctccccctctattcaagcaaacactagctgtgggccttccaaagggagccctctgcctctgctcatttacagcaaacaggagctgtgtttgtttttttaataagcagCTCCCGAGcccagagtttgcaacaaaacaaagagcggaaccttcacttaaaaggattatgggaagcttccgagATCAGTCACTGCGCactaaggttattccctatgtccactggggccccagctcagcagccgcagctgcagcagcagcacaatactctttattcctctcgggaGGTGGagacaagcagcgctgtagccaggaggtacagcgctgtatgtgccttgccagtgtggacggggagtgagttacagcactgttggtggctttattgtgctgtaactctcaagtgtagccaaggccttagataaAGTGAAAAGGAGGTAGGGCAGCTGTGTAACCAATCGGGTCTGTCACTGACAGAAATTGTCAATGCCTAGCATGACTTTCTTGCTTCTACTGGTCAGAAGTGCCAGCTGAGCTGaaaccactgctcagctccacgcTGTGATTTCATGCAGCATGGCTGAGTGTGAACGtgatttaggccttggctacacttgagagttacagcacaataaagccaccaacagcgctgtaactcactcccgtccacactggcaaggcacatacagcgctgtatctcctggctacagcgctgcttgtactccacctcctcgagagaaataaagaggattgcgctgctgccagctgctgcgctggggcaccagtgtaaacagggaataaccttAGTACGCAGTATCGACTCATCCCACCCCtttctggctcaggttacagcctcaGGTACTgacctcacctaaagtcatcccctgctctcccatccccatgcagacagtcccagtaaaactaaacaccATTTCCAGATCAATCCATCCTCTCCCTACAGCGCCACAGGGCTatagataacaaaatgaaattcaccaaagacaaatgtgaggtgctacatttagagaagaaaagcaaatgcacagatacagaatggaggataaccagctgagaaggatctgggagctgtggtggatcacaacctcagcatgagtcagcaatgcgatgctgttgcaaaaagcaaatgcaattttaggttgcattaacagaggtatagccagggccggctccagacgccAGCGTGCTGCGCACGCTTAGGGCGGCAATGAGAGCCGCGCGGGgcggggcactctgcctgtcgccgggagggcagcaggcagcccgtggacctcccacaggagtgcctgcgagggtccgctggtcccgctgcccgtggacctcccgcaggcatggctgcggatgctccactggagccgcgggaccagcggaccctccgcaggcacgcctgcagcaggtccactggagccgcggaccagcgaccgccagagcgcctcacggcgtgccgccctgcttggggcagcgaaattactagagccgccctgcatagcatgcaagtcatgggaggcgatagtaccactctactcagtgctgcttaggcctcagctggagtacggtgtccagttttggtcaccaatgtctagaaaggatgtggagaaactggaaaggatccagaggcgagtgacaaaggtgattagagggatggaacacaagccataagaaaaaaaggctgaaggaactggctatgttttgtttggaaaggaggagattaaggggggactagataatggtcttcagatacttggaaggctgccataaaaagatagagaaaagttgttctctctgctacggagggcaggacaagaggtgatggggtcaaactacagcacagcagatgtagattaagcctcaggaaaacttcctaactgtaagaagagtaggacgatgggaaagatgcctagggagcttgtggaaactctttcgctggaggttttcagaagaaggctggagccatctgtccagggtgggttagaaacaagaagtcctgcattgttgcagggggctggacgagcTGACTTTGcgatcccttctcaccctgtgattctatgagtgcTGCTGAATAGCACCAGGAGAGCGCCGCGTGTTCCAGCTCGAATATAGCACTGGCTaaagtcacactctctctctctctttggcccaatgactataccccgtgggagactgagagaccccctcaggccatgatggggacacacagcactccttcccttgctgcaggggctggtacttACGGCCAAGGAGGCGACGCCGGCCGGTCTCTGAGAGAGCTGATGCCGTCGTggagcctgcccctgcagcctgctgaCCAGCTCCCTAAGGATCTTTTCTGTGCTCTTGGGCTGGGATGTCAGCATCTTCCACATCTccgcagcaacactgcaaagggagagagccagtggcacccgatcagagccctgccagcctcctgcacgcctgctgggtctcccctcaccggccggccctttgttgccctcctgctcctgcaaggaCCCCGTTGGCTGGTGCAGGCTACATGGAGCCAGGTCTGAGTGTCAGCCACAGGAGAGGCCGAGGGATGCTGTACAGGGCAAGCCAGCCTGCAAAAccctccaggagaagcagcagctctgcagggagcaggagatctctggagggttctgcactcccctgtctctggcagcGGGACCAGTCCGGGGGACCCAGAGTGCAAGTGGTGGTAGCCGCAGCCCCGTACCTGTCACATGACAgtgagcagcccagcagggttccGACCACCTCCTCGCTGAACTGGGAAcccagcaggagaagggccctgagcagctcctgCCGGGCAAGTGGCTCGCTGATGGAGTCCAGGTGCTTATGAATGCTCCTCACAGCCTCTGACACCTGGAAGgaaaatggggaggtgggggccttGGCTTCCTCGCACGGCTATTGATTGGGGAGCCAAGgacctgctgcacctgagagccatctgccctcccagaacctcttcaccagccccaggcctagaacacagcaccagttcccagcctatcgattcatagactgcaaggccacaagcggtcatggtgatcacctagaccaggggtaggcaacctatggcatgtgtgctgaaggtggcacgtgagctgattttcagtggcactcacactgccggggcctggccaccggtccagggagatctgcattttaatttcattttaaatgaagcttcttaaaaattttaaaaaacttatttactttatatacaacaatatttagttatttattatagacttatagaaagagattttctacaaacattaaaatgtatgactgacacgtgaaaccttaaattagagtgaataaaggaagactcgcacaccacttctgaaaggttgttgaccctgacctagactgacccctgcatttcacagttcagagaactgcccccaataATGCCTAGCACCCAGAGACAGAGTCTCCCACGGATGGGCTCCCAGCATggtgttctcactgcagctcttaccctcaccaagCCTAGGCCGGGAACCTCCAGGATCTTATGCAGCATGTTCCTGGTCATCACTGCGCCATGGACGCTGGAGTCTCTCACGCCGCCGATAGCAACGAGGAGGAAGTCCATGCTCTCGGATGGGCTGAAGTACTTCCCAAACAGCTGAAACAAACTGCTAGTGAAACCCCTTTGCTGCCCAGCGGATCTGGTCAGCGGCCACAGCCAGGACTGGCCCGCCAGGAGTGCAGGCAAACCCCACTCTACCGGGACAGGCCTGGCTTACTgcacctgggcagcacagtacccaGCCAGCAATTGGAAGCTGTCATGCATGGCAGAGGCCAGCGTGGCAGTGCACGGGGCACAATACTGCGCAGCACGGATACACTctctagtgctcagcaggggctgaTGCTCAGACGCAGATGCAGTGATGCCTTTATTGCATTAATCTCTGAGGAAGCTCCCAGCaaacctgacaaggagctgggatcaGGTTTGATGAGCCCCAGTGCATCTTGCGGTGTGTCATGTAGGcaggtatattgggctgcattagtagaagcactgcctgcagatggagggaagtgattattccctctattgggcactggtgaggtcacatctggagtattgcgtccagttttgggccccatacaagagaaaggatgtggacaaatcagagagagtccagcagagggcaaggaaaatgatgcgggggctggggcacatgacttgatagcagccttcactacctgcaggggggttccaaagaggatggagctcggctgttctcagtggtggcagatgagagaacaaggagcaatggtctcaagttgcagtgggggaggtttaggttggatattaggaaacactatttcactaggagggtggtgaagcactggaatgggttacctaggaaggtggtggaatctccatccttagaggtttttaaggtcaggcttgacaaagccctggctgggatgatttagttgggttggtcctgctttgagtaagggGTTGACTAGATAATTTCCTGAGGCCTATTATTCTTTGAGGTGGAGTGGGCCATAGGCAGGTCTCTGTCCCAGCTGGATGGGGTTAGTCACATCCTgggtctgtcccttccccctgacTCCTAGGGTGTTAATTTCTGACTCCTGATAACTCTGGGCACAACAATCCCAGGAAGCACTGACTGTAGTTACCGATGTGATATTGCTGATGTTGGTGACCCAGAAGGCTCTCTCAGTTTGACTGTCCTTGAGGATCTGCCGATACTCTGCGCCGTGCTTCACCAGCATTTTGGctgacccagggaggggaaacagacaacAGGCAATATAAATCAGACCTTCGGTTAGCAaacgggagttttgcaaggaagtttagagagggtgtgtgagagacaagtacatctaacaaacatactgtaaactcaggccaataacctgttcccccatccctcccccaaactaaacaaactaacctccctggaagagtaaaaataaaccaggcagaagggcagcagcagcgtggggctctccagttgattgcactgaatgcagcatgtacgattaccagccctgtgggtaggtagcatatgtgggcatttggcccaaggagctactggccctcggagaccaggagaccagaggggctgaactggtggagccaagggagacagtgaggtacatagaggagacttttaggatgcagtagagtagtcccactcccagtctgacagcctctgtgctgctgaggagggtgaaagtttcggggaaggagaacatcgagctggggcagagggagacgatcccatagttgggacccaccttccagatgaagtcatgatgtcctctcacactgaggctacCCTCCTGAGGTGGGAATCCCACTtacaaagagaagccaggaaatagtaatgggggattcaatcaatagacacataaacagttgggtttgtgatgactgggagaaccgcatggtaaattgcctgcctggtgcaaaggttgcagctatcacgagacatccagacagacttatgtgcagtgctgtggtatgtaacctagcgattaaatcggcctctgtatgAGATAGATAATGTGagagtgaattttaaaaagtctccagatgtgatccctggtaagcctgacttcagtaccaggcaaattgttgaaactataggaaagaacagaattatcagatgcgccggtgaacacaatttgttgaggcagagccaacatgccttttataaagggaaatcatgcctcaccagtctactagaattctttgaaggggtcaacaaggatgtggagaagggtgatccaatggatatagtgtacttggactttcagaaagcctttgacagggtccctcaccaaaggctcttaacctaaggaagctgtcatggataagaggggaggttctctcatgagtcagtggttaaaagataggaagcaaaggacaggaataaatggccagttttcacagtggagagaggtaaataacgtggtcccccaaggatctgtgttgagaccagtgtagttcaacatagtcataaatgatccagaaaaaggggtaaccagtgaggtggcaaaatttgcagatgatacaaaatgactcaagatagttaaatccaaagcagcctgcgaagagctacaaagggatctaaaaaaaatgagggactgggcaagaaaatggcagatgaaattcaatattgataaatgcaaagtaatgcacattggaaatcataatcccaactatacatacaaaattatggggttgaaatgaccactcaagaaagagattttggagttatcgtaaatagttctctgaaaacatccagtcaatgtgcagcggcagttaaaaaagcaaacagaatgttgggaaccattaggaaaaggatagataataaaacagaaaatatcataatggttctatacagtggtgagctggagccgtttcccacaggttcccaagaaccggttgctaaaattagacctccgtggagaaccggttgttaaagggccagggggtgggcaaagaactccggtccgtgggcggaccatcctgttgctcccaggattcccagctgggaggctgaggttcccTGACCCTCCCCgcttccccagctgcagcgtggccagctgccggcgccagctgggcagctcagctgagctcgggagtcgtcctgctgccacttttgaGTAGCCCGgcaagtggggtgggagaggggctgctgcaagctccagggctagccagaggggagggaagggaaggggcaagtggggcaattggcccaggccctgcaggggccccggccccacgaggatgtctcccggGCTCTCCCCGCTTCCCAccccgcagagccgcagcatggccagcagctgggcagctcagctgagctctgggctgccggcaaggtaagggacGGGGCTGCGAGCccgggctgcagggtggggcaagTAGGGAAATTTGCCCCGGCCctcggccccacgaggatgtctcccggGCTCTCCCCGCTTCCCCACCtcgcagagccgcagcatggccagcagctgtgcagctcagctgagctctgggctgccagcaaggtaaggggcgGGGGCTGCGAGCccgggcggcaagtggggcactTGCCacggcccctggccccacgaggatgtctcctcccGGCCCCTGCAGAGCTTCagcgtggccagcagctgggcagctcagctgagctcctgagtcgtcctgctgctttgagatgccggcaaggtaaggtacGGGGAGACTACGAGCCCAGGGCTgcggggagggcaagtggggcaatttgccccaggccctgcaggggcccccagactctcctctgcttcctcccttaaatcagaacttttatagggaaccggttgttaagattttggcagctcatcactggttctatataaatctatgatgcGCTAAACCTTGAgtactgcctgcagttctggtcgccccatctcaaaacagatataccagaattgtaaaaggtgcagagaagggcaacaaaatgattaggggatggaacagcttccatatgaggagagataaaaagATGGGGACAAgggtacacttcaaacactgtatcgccgtagctgcactggcgctgtcgcgaagtgaagatgctcctatgcaaagaagctcttaatccacctccccgagaggcgctggctaggtgagtgggagaggtgctcctgccgacaggggtgtggatttttcacacccctgagcaatatagttataacaatataggtctgtagtagagacctgggactatttcgtttagacaagagatgactaaggggggatatgatagaagtctataaaatcatgactggtatgaagaaagtgactaggaagtgttatttactcctgcacataacaggagaactaggggtcactttatgaaatgaataggcagcaagttaaaaacaaacaaaagaaggtatctgtgcacacaatgcacaggcaacctgtggaaattgttgccgtgggatgttgtgaaggctaaaagtataattgattcaagataatcagggcatgtaaccccatactctgcatgtccctaaacctctgactaccaggaactgggactgcatgtcaggggatggatcactcagaattTCCTCTTCAGTTCATTCCTCTGAAACATGAAACACTGGCCACTATCTGAAGACacaatattgggctagatgaaccattggtctgactcagtatgtccattcttatgtgagTTATGAAGAGTAGAATACGGATAGAGGAAGCTAAAGACATCGGGGGAAACTCCATGGCTTGCAGGACTAAGgagggtttctttaaaaaaagtgaattaggaacaaaagaaatcgtagcagtggtgtaggctcattactagatggagactgtttaaaaggttgcagaaaaggtggaagtgttcaataaatatgtttttcatgTTGGAAACCCCATGTCAGTGTATTTAGGAAGGACAAGGGTCTCCAGTGCTCTTACATTTTAGCAGCTGCATGAAGGAGAAGAGGTGGTGAAGTCCTCCACAGCCGATTGccagatctcctgctcctgctccacacagcacagagtgagacaccccaccagctggcccaggactctGAACTCCTCCACTTCCTGACGGAGAGAAGGAGCAAAGGAGTCACTCGCCCCTGCAGACCTAGCGCAGTGAGTCCCCCTGGCATTGCCCTAGcagtgggttagaacagggggaggcagaggccaccgcagagagactggggacaatgagagcaggaggagctgtggggcccatcaccaggggctgaggaaagctcagcagggacggagaaatctgggcagcaaAGTCAGCAAACGTTACCCCCGAGTGGGGACCCAGGTAACGAATGAACTAACGTCCAGTCTCCATCTCAAGGGCAAGTTCCTaatcccagccccttctcccatccccctcccttctttgacctcaggcccaggagcttggagttaccttggactcctctgctctgcctcctgcctctctcactccatcctggagctcccagagccctccctttccgcgccgccccagcctgcctgctctctcctgccggctctctcctgcagccttgtcctctcgtctccctcctgcagcccctgcactggctccctgctcttccccacctggcaccaagccccttgccctcctctcccgggtctgcacagcctcccactcccactccccagttCTCTGGCACCTTGGCCCCGcccatccctttcactgtgtcctcccacctccctccttctgttctgctgccccagcctctgggggCACATCATCCGAGCGCCCCCGTCCAGCTGCCGGAGGGGAGGCCCTTCCATAGGGGGGATGGAGCATCTGGAGCAGCTCAATGGCCCTGAGCATGCAGAGCAAGGGGCGGTCATCTGGCAGCCTGGCAGAAGCTGATGCCAAGGCATCCCAcaggcgtctgacaaagtgggtgaaCAGACACCTGTTCGAGGCTGCTGTCAGGCAATCCTGTGTAAATGCATtgaccctgcagagcagactttggtgctaggggaacagcgggagagtccttggagacagaatgatggaactcgacccaaagcccactggagtcagaggCAAGACCCATTGACATCAGGGCGCGTTACGTTGGACTCCTACTGAGGATCTTGCTGAGTCACTATTCTAGGCctgcattttccatgccagggcATGCTGCACCGCAAGGCTGTTCAGTGTAGTTAGGAGGTGGCCAGGGTCACAGGCTGCTCACCTGGAATTTGCACTGAGACCCCATGAATTCCATCAGCCACCTgatccttcccactgccctcagccgctCATGTACCTCCTTGGATGTGGTCCAGGGAGCAGGAcctgagagaaacaaattgggacaaattgctaaggagaagtaccaaaaatagtccaagcacatagggagaaaatcagcaaggcaaaggcaaaatgagttctaactgtcaagggacataaaagacaatcagaagcagctctataaatgcattaggagcaagagaaagacaaaggaaagtgtggggctactactcagcagggaaggagagcaaagaatggatgacacagacaaagccaaggtgtttaatgccttttttgctttagttttcactaaaaaggttaatgacgactagatgcttaacacaatattaacaacaagggggcaggaatacaggctagactagggagagaacaggtaaaagacaattgaggtcagttagatgtattcaagttggcagagcctcatgatattcaccctagatggagctaggcaaagaaatcgctgaacctttaggagggttgaggtcccaaaggactggagaagggcagacacagaacctgtcttcagaaaggggaacaaggaggccctaaggaattatagacctgtcagcctaactttggtacccagaaagatactgaacaagttattaaacagtttgtaagaatctagaggagataataggtaataacaaatagcaccatgccaaaccaatctaatttccttctttgacagggttacttgcctagtggatggaggcaggcagtatatgatgatgtatatgaagtttagtaaggctttgacacagtcccacaagacattctcctaagcaaactaagccagtctgatccagatgagattactataaggtgggcgcccaactgatggaaagatcgtactcaaagaggagttatcactgactcgctggcaaagtgggagggtgtctcaagtgaggtcccccaggggtgtgcctggtccagtactaatcaatattttcattaagaacttggttaacggaaaagagaggatgcttgtaaagtttgcggatgacaccaagctgggagcggttgcaagcactttggaggacagattagaattcaaaatcagcttgctaaattggagagttggtctgaagtcaacaagataaaattcagtcaaaacaaatgtgacgtaacacacttaggaaggaaaatgcataaaaacaaagtGGGGATAACCTGCCaggtggcagtactgcagaaaaggatctggggcttatCATGGATCTcacactgaatatgaatcaacagtgtgatgctgttgtgaaaaagggaAATGCCATTCTGAATTGTGTTAGCTTGGAGCTCTGTGTCCAGTTGTAGGCACcacgctttaagaaagatgtgaacaaactggggccagtccagaggacagcgacaaaaatgatcagcagtttagaaaacctgacctgtgaagaaaggttgaaggaattgggcatgtttcatcttgagaagacggagggggcacctgtaacagtcttcaaatacgttaaggggtgttatacagaggatggtgacaaattgttctccatgtcccctggaggtaggacaagaagtaatgagcttaatctgcagcaagggagatttaagttaaatattaggaaaaagtctaagggtggctaagcactgggacaggtgacctagggaagtggtggaggtttta
Proteins encoded:
- the LOC120403971 gene encoding maestro heat-like repeat-containing protein family member 7, with the translated sequence MLVKHGAEYRQILKDSQTERAFWVTNISNITSQRGFTSSLFQLFGKYFSPSESMDFLLVAIGGVRDSSVHGAVMTRNMLHKILEVPGLGLVRVSEAVRSIHKHLDSISEPLARQELLRALLLLGSQFSEEVVGTLLGCSLSCDSVAAEMWKMLTSQPKSTEKILRELVSRLQGQAPRRHQLSQRPAGVASLAATRALYVILQEQACRQEVKELFPQLSSRCSSTSPTQCSTLLRRRGA